A single genomic interval of Polaribacter vadi harbors:
- a CDS encoding type B 50S ribosomal protein L31 yields the protein MKKGIHPENYRMVAFKDMSNEDVFLTRSTVDTKETLEVDGVEYPLVKLEISRTSHPFYTGKSKLIDAAGRIDKFKNKYAKFKKD from the coding sequence ATGAAAAAAGGAATTCATCCAGAAAATTACAGAATGGTAGCTTTTAAAGATATGTCTAATGAAGATGTTTTTTTAACAAGATCTACAGTAGACACTAAAGAAACTTTAGAAGTGGATGGTGTTGAGTATCCTTTAGTAAAATTAGAGATTTCTAGAACTTCTCACCCTTTTTACACTGGTAAATCTAAACTTATTGATGCTGCAGGACGTATTGATAAATTTAAAAACAAATACGCAAAATTCAAAAAAGACTAA
- a CDS encoding glutaminyl-peptide cyclotransferase: MKKIAFFTSILTLFLLASCSDAYKFTLNVPKKTTLNEEITITLKEENDKVLDNIQFFVNGKEIDASGNSITLNTNDLGVGKHQVAALAFYPGKTKKTNNSFEVFPSEKYQAYTYEIINTYPHDTKAYTQGLEYYNGFLYETTGRRGQSTLRKVELETGKVLKKIDLENEYFGEGMTILNNKIYWLTWEANKGFIYNLDTFEREKEFSYNNSKQGWGLTNNGQELIKSDGTHKIWFLNPETQKELRYIQAYNYKQKIPKLNELEYYNGKIYANYYLKPLISIIDVKTGAVEGIANLSGLVKEMQKTQNLVKDDEVLNGIAFDKENNRLFVTGKNWGKLFEIKLIKE, encoded by the coding sequence ATGAAGAAAATTGCTTTTTTTACATCAATCTTAACCCTTTTTTTATTGGCAAGTTGCAGTGATGCTTATAAATTCACCTTAAATGTTCCTAAAAAAACGACTTTAAATGAAGAAATCACCATCACTTTAAAAGAGGAAAATGATAAAGTTTTAGATAATATTCAGTTTTTTGTAAATGGAAAAGAAATTGATGCTTCTGGAAATTCTATCACTTTAAATACAAACGATTTGGGTGTTGGTAAACATCAAGTTGCTGCTTTGGCTTTTTATCCAGGGAAAACAAAAAAAACAAATAATTCTTTTGAGGTTTTTCCAAGTGAAAAATACCAAGCTTACACCTATGAAATCATAAATACATATCCTCATGACACTAAAGCCTACACACAAGGTTTGGAATATTATAATGGCTTTTTATACGAGACTACTGGAAGAAGAGGACAATCAACTTTAAGAAAAGTGGAATTAGAAACAGGTAAAGTTCTTAAAAAAATTGATTTAGAAAATGAATATTTTGGGGAAGGAATGACCATTTTGAACAACAAAATATATTGGTTAACTTGGGAAGCAAATAAAGGTTTTATCTATAATTTAGATACTTTTGAAAGAGAAAAAGAATTCTCTTACAATAACAGTAAACAAGGTTGGGGTTTAACTAACAATGGTCAAGAATTAATAAAATCAGATGGAACTCATAAAATTTGGTTCTTGAATCCTGAAACGCAAAAAGAATTACGCTACATACAAGCCTATAACTACAAGCAAAAAATACCAAAACTAAACGAATTAGAATATTACAATGGTAAAATCTATGCCAATTATTATCTAAAACCTTTAATTTCTATTATTGATGTAAAAACAGGTGCTGTAGAAGGTATTGCAAATTTATCTGGTTTGGTTAAAGAAATGCAGAAAACCCAAAATTTAGTAAAAGATGATGAAGTTTTAAACGGAATTGCTTTCGATAAAGAAAATAATCGTCTTTTTGTAACAGGTAAAAATTGGGGAAAACTTTTTGAAATCAAATTGATAAAAGAAT